A genomic stretch from Shewanella sediminis HAW-EB3 includes:
- the gshA gene encoding glutamate--cysteine ligase gives MMMKLEKKILNSFNELIGHLSDSEGRNALKGMQRGIEREALRINSSGHLAIDGHPKVLGSALTHPRITTDYSESLLEFITPVFSDINSLLDDLTYTHAFTVQNLDSQRLWPVSMPCYVGDTAAIPIADYGSSNAGQMKRLYRKGLTYRYGAQMQIISGVHFNFSVSDTLWDKLYNLSDTQVSKSDFISESYLGLIRNYRHMVWVLPYLFGASPALCSSFIKDQQTDIEFEKMGKGTLYLPYATSLRMSDLGYTNKEQEQLDISYDSLEQYLEGMNSAINMPSANFEKIGVKVDGEFRQLNANVLQIENEFYSPIRAKRVALDDEKPSEALARAGIEYIEVRALDVNPYSPVGIDASQIRFLDLFLMYCLLNESPTSDSVQENEISNNLNRVVLEGRRPGLELSRNGESVLLSTWMREMFDELKPLASLLDNEGEHLYIDALDRWQSAVIDPDLTISGQIMKELNGSQVDHGCWVKKLAEEYHDILSRYSLPEEVLLQYQQAASRSLEKQTKIESESTQNFEEYLADYFNDDSVSFETPKVVSSV, from the coding sequence ATGATGATGAAACTAGAGAAAAAAATATTGAACTCTTTCAATGAACTGATTGGACATCTCTCTGATTCTGAGGGGCGTAATGCACTAAAGGGAATGCAGCGTGGAATTGAACGCGAAGCATTGAGGATCAATAGCTCTGGACACCTTGCTATAGACGGTCATCCCAAGGTACTAGGCTCTGCATTAACTCACCCAAGGATCACTACAGATTACAGTGAATCTTTGCTTGAGTTTATCACTCCGGTTTTCAGCGATATAAACAGTTTACTCGACGATCTGACCTATACTCACGCTTTCACCGTCCAGAATTTAGATAGCCAGCGCCTCTGGCCTGTCAGCATGCCTTGTTATGTGGGCGATACGGCAGCGATTCCTATTGCTGATTATGGCTCCTCAAATGCGGGTCAAATGAAGCGTTTATACCGAAAAGGGTTAACCTATCGTTATGGCGCTCAAATGCAGATTATTTCCGGTGTGCATTTTAATTTTTCTGTTTCAGATACCTTGTGGGACAAGCTCTACAATTTAAGTGATACTCAGGTCTCTAAGAGTGATTTTATCTCCGAGTCTTATCTGGGGCTCATTCGTAATTATCGCCATATGGTTTGGGTGTTACCCTATCTGTTTGGCGCATCTCCGGCCTTGTGCAGCTCATTTATTAAAGATCAACAGACTGATATTGAATTTGAGAAGATGGGTAAGGGGACATTATACCTGCCTTACGCCACTTCACTGAGGATGAGCGATCTCGGCTACACAAATAAAGAGCAAGAGCAGTTAGACATCAGCTATGACTCCCTCGAACAGTATCTGGAGGGGATGAACAGTGCGATAAACATGCCGTCTGCTAACTTCGAGAAGATAGGCGTTAAGGTCGATGGCGAATTTCGCCAACTGAATGCTAACGTACTCCAGATTGAAAATGAGTTTTACTCGCCTATCCGTGCTAAACGTGTGGCTTTAGATGATGAAAAACCTTCAGAGGCACTCGCGCGGGCCGGTATCGAATATATCGAAGTCAGGGCCTTGGATGTAAACCCATACAGCCCTGTGGGTATCGATGCGTCACAGATCCGATTCCTCGACTTATTCTTAATGTATTGTCTGCTAAATGAATCACCTACATCCGATTCTGTGCAAGAAAATGAAATTTCAAATAACCTTAATCGCGTGGTTTTAGAAGGTCGCAGGCCTGGCCTTGAGTTAAGTCGAAATGGTGAGTCTGTCCTGCTCTCAACTTGGATGAGGGAGATGTTCGATGAGCTGAAACCACTTGCGTCGTTACTCGATAATGAAGGTGAGCATCTCTATATCGATGCACTCGACAGATGGCAAAGTGCTGTGATCGACCCTGATTTAACCATCTCGGGGCAGATCATGAAAGAGCTTAATGGCTCCCAGGTCGATCATGGTTGTTGGGTCAAAAAATTAGCCGAAGAGTATCATGACATATTGAGTCGTTACTCCTTGCCAGAGGAGGTGTTGTTGCAATATCAGCAAGCAGCGAGCCGCTCCTTAGAGAAACAGACAAAGATAGAATCAGAGTCGACTCAAAATTTTGAAGAGTATTTAGCCGACTATTTTAACGATGACAGCGTTTCATTTGAAACCCCAAAGGTTGTGAGTTCAGTATGA
- a CDS encoding transglycosylase SLT domain-containing protein yields MKLYSVLISACLALFLSGCATSPPKEPENLCSIYKENRSWYKAAKNTQEKWGVPVHVPLAMMYQESSFKHNAAPPMEYFLGFIPIGRASDAYGYAQAKTMTWDDYVKETGNSWSSRSNFDDAMDFMGWFIYKTHKINGVSKWDARNQYLNYHEGWGGYKRKTYNQKAWLVKVAKKVDDRSKRYAAQYRTCQEDLDSSWLWRLFFG; encoded by the coding sequence ATGAAATTGTATTCGGTTTTGATTTCAGCTTGTTTAGCACTGTTTCTTTCGGGATGTGCCACCTCTCCTCCTAAAGAACCCGAAAATTTATGCTCTATCTATAAAGAGAATCGCTCCTGGTATAAAGCCGCTAAGAATACGCAAGAGAAGTGGGGGGTGCCGGTGCATGTCCCTCTGGCTATGATGTATCAGGAGAGCTCTTTCAAACATAATGCCGCGCCTCCTATGGAGTATTTTCTTGGCTTCATACCGATAGGACGTGCCAGTGATGCCTATGGTTATGCCCAGGCAAAGACAATGACATGGGATGATTATGTTAAAGAGACGGGTAACTCCTGGTCCAGTCGCAGCAATTTCGATGATGCCATGGATTTTATGGGTTGGTTTATCTATAAAACCCATAAAATCAACGGTGTTTCGAAATGGGACGCCAGAAATCAGTACCTGAATTATCATGAAGGCTGGGGCGGTTACAAGCGTAAAACCTATAACCAGAAAGCCTGGTTGGTTAAAGTGGCCAAAAAGGTCGACGATAGGTCGAAACGCTATGCGGCGCAATATCGCACTTGTCAGGAAGATCTCGATTCATCCTGGTTATGGCGCTTGTTCTTTGGTTAG
- a CDS encoding sensor domain-containing diguanylate cyclase gives MDRITKVTETDGLKKQQIDSLDLKFHFGLLGGPLLLLIVIWLTFFNSSFDSALLLKLLLVSSIYTLGYSLSYYLHQGRLNRLWQHLQQIVHINDTTFELVNLASHYKNEQAFLDALLKKAVSSIEGAEMGSIIRVDPDSQQLHFESAVGINIEKLRHVKFHLEQSFEFRLTEGRCDRVVVIDNMENINSHSTLTDAEQEILLTAPDNPIRSTLSSPIQIDGKLYAMINLDSSVTKAFGHYDRNLVSILTHEAENAIALYQKTRQIQMLANYDSLTSLYNRQRFEARLENWSIKPHFGSFLVLIDLDNLKQINDCGGHQAGDNALRSLALVLKRYWHEHQLVARYGGDEFIALCHGPLDKIMADLAEIQRELNSETTKVHFSFGIAEYRNNWQQAFRTADIGMYDHKRSKKCA, from the coding sequence ATGGATAGAATAACCAAAGTGACAGAGACTGACGGTCTGAAGAAACAACAGATTGATAGCTTAGATCTGAAATTTCACTTTGGCCTGCTGGGCGGCCCACTACTGCTCCTCATTGTCATCTGGCTGACATTTTTCAATTCGAGTTTTGATAGTGCGTTACTATTGAAGCTGCTTTTGGTCTCAAGCATCTACACTCTGGGCTACAGCTTAAGCTACTACCTGCATCAGGGACGGCTAAATCGTCTATGGCAACATCTGCAACAGATAGTCCATATCAACGACACCACCTTCGAACTCGTCAACCTGGCCAGTCATTACAAAAATGAACAGGCATTTTTGGATGCACTCCTGAAAAAAGCCGTTAGCAGTATTGAAGGGGCTGAGATGGGAAGTATCATTCGAGTCGACCCCGATAGCCAGCAACTCCACTTCGAATCGGCCGTTGGCATCAATATCGAAAAATTACGACATGTTAAATTTCACCTGGAGCAGTCTTTCGAGTTCCGCTTGACCGAGGGACGCTGCGATAGAGTCGTGGTGATTGATAACATGGAGAATATTAACTCCCATAGTACATTAACCGATGCGGAACAGGAGATCCTACTGACCGCCCCCGACAACCCTATCCGCTCTACTCTTTCAAGCCCAATCCAGATCGACGGCAAACTGTATGCGATGATCAACTTAGACAGTAGCGTAACTAAGGCTTTCGGACACTATGACCGCAACCTTGTCAGCATCTTGACCCACGAAGCCGAAAACGCTATCGCCTTGTATCAAAAAACACGTCAAATCCAGATGTTAGCTAACTACGATAGCCTCACCTCCCTCTACAACCGTCAACGCTTCGAAGCGCGACTCGAGAATTGGAGCATTAAGCCTCACTTTGGTAGCTTCCTGGTATTGATAGATCTAGATAACTTAAAACAGATCAACGACTGTGGCGGCCATCAAGCCGGCGATAATGCCTTACGTTCACTGGCATTGGTACTGAAACGCTATTGGCACGAACATCAACTCGTCGCACGTTATGGTGGCGATGAGTTTATTGCCCTATGCCACGGGCCGTTAGATAAGATTATGGCTGACTTAGCCGAAATTCAGCGGGAGCTGAATAGCGAAACGACAAAGGTTCACTTCAGTTTCGGAATCGCAGAATATCGAAACAACTGGCAGCAGGCCTTTAGAACAGCAGATATCGGCATGTATGATCATAAACGCAGTAAAAAATGCGCTTAA
- the purE gene encoding 5-(carboxyamino)imidazole ribonucleotide mutase, whose amino-acid sequence MSKPFVAVLMGSDSDLPTMQATLDVLKTFDIQFEAKVTSAHRTPAATHAYVTDAEARGCKVFICAAGLAAHLAGAVAGITTRPVIGVPVDCGPLQGHDALLSTVMMPGGVPVATVAIGSAGAKNAGYLAAQMLSVGDDALALKVKEERAISAEAVQAKDAKLQEKLANV is encoded by the coding sequence ATGAGCAAACCATTTGTTGCAGTGTTAATGGGATCTGATTCTGATCTACCCACCATGCAAGCTACCCTAGATGTGCTAAAAACATTTGATATTCAATTTGAAGCTAAGGTCACATCGGCTCACCGTACGCCTGCGGCGACCCATGCATACGTTACAGATGCTGAAGCGCGTGGCTGTAAGGTCTTTATCTGTGCAGCTGGCCTCGCGGCCCATTTAGCGGGCGCCGTTGCCGGTATCACTACTCGTCCTGTTATCGGCGTGCCTGTCGATTGTGGTCCATTGCAGGGCCATGATGCACTCTTATCGACAGTCATGATGCCTGGCGGCGTACCTGTTGCTACCGTGGCTATCGGTAGCGCCGGTGCTAAAAACGCGGGTTATTTAGCCGCGCAGATGCTTTCCGTTGGTGATGATGCATTAGCGCTTAAGGTTAAAGAGGAGCGTGCTATTTCGGCCGAAGCCGTGCAGGCGAAAGATGCCAAGCTTCAAGAGAAGCTCGCTAACGTTTGA
- the dauA gene encoding C4-dicarboxylic acid transporter DauA — protein MPHRAHLFSLTLGHALYQSCIKNGYQLKNFKQDILAGISVGIIAIPLAMALAIASGVPPQYGLYTAIVAGFIIAMTGGSRYSISGPTAAFVVLLYPIAQEFGLAGLLMATVMSGVILVMMSLLKLGRLIQYIPEPVTLGFTGGIGVVIATLQLKDFFGLSNTNLPEHFADKVHTLILAMPSADGPSTVVAMVTLLVMLIWPKLKTQIPSHLPAIMVGSLLALVLNGYGAEIETIGTRFHYALADGGTGMGIPPFLPTFEFPWLQNGADGSPLGLSWSMVQALLPSAFAIAMLGAIESLLCAVVLDGMTGKRHSANSELLGQGIGNIIAPFFGGIPATAAIARSAANVKAGAYSPVSGIIHSLVLLIGLISLANILAYLPMPAMASLLLVVAWNMSEAPKALHLLKSAPRSDIIVFLTCFSLTVIFDMVIAITVGIVLAALLFMKEIAEMTRLYDISHNKRYIDKPIGENWLALKINGPLFFAAADAIFSEITLLAKGKRTVILYMDGVSILDAGGLAALNKLLGKLKQTNTQLVIADLQFQPIRTLARAKIQPIDGLLYFYPTLREALERHSNN, from the coding sequence GTGCCACACAGAGCCCATCTTTTTTCATTAACCCTCGGCCATGCGCTATATCAATCCTGCATAAAAAATGGCTATCAATTAAAAAACTTTAAACAGGATATTCTTGCCGGCATCTCGGTCGGGATCATTGCCATCCCCTTAGCGATGGCGCTCGCTATCGCCAGTGGTGTGCCTCCTCAATACGGTCTTTATACCGCTATTGTCGCAGGCTTTATCATCGCCATGACTGGTGGGTCCCGATATAGCATTTCCGGTCCTACCGCGGCATTTGTCGTCCTGCTTTATCCCATCGCCCAGGAATTTGGCTTAGCAGGACTGCTTATGGCCACTGTCATGTCAGGGGTGATCTTAGTGATGATGTCACTATTAAAGCTTGGCCGTCTCATTCAATATATCCCTGAGCCCGTCACACTCGGCTTCACCGGCGGTATTGGGGTGGTCATAGCGACTTTGCAACTTAAAGATTTCTTTGGACTTTCGAATACTAACCTACCCGAACATTTTGCCGACAAGGTACACACCCTGATATTGGCTATGCCTTCGGCCGATGGGCCCAGCACTGTCGTCGCAATGGTCACATTATTGGTCATGCTGATTTGGCCAAAGCTTAAGACTCAGATCCCGTCGCATCTTCCCGCAATCATGGTTGGTAGTTTACTGGCCTTAGTGTTAAACGGTTATGGGGCGGAGATTGAAACCATAGGGACACGTTTTCATTACGCATTAGCGGATGGTGGGACAGGCATGGGGATCCCTCCCTTTCTACCCACCTTCGAATTTCCCTGGTTACAAAATGGTGCAGATGGTTCCCCGCTGGGACTCAGCTGGAGCATGGTTCAGGCGCTCCTCCCCAGCGCGTTCGCCATCGCTATGCTCGGCGCAATTGAATCACTTTTATGTGCGGTAGTTTTAGATGGCATGACGGGTAAACGCCATAGTGCAAACAGCGAGCTTCTTGGCCAGGGGATCGGCAACATAATCGCGCCCTTCTTTGGTGGGATCCCCGCAACGGCCGCCATAGCCAGAAGTGCCGCCAATGTAAAAGCCGGGGCCTATAGTCCGGTATCTGGCATCATTCACTCCCTGGTACTCTTGATTGGCTTGATCTCACTGGCCAACATTCTGGCTTATCTGCCCATGCCGGCGATGGCTTCGCTGCTCTTAGTCGTTGCCTGGAACATGAGCGAAGCCCCCAAGGCCCTGCACTTACTCAAGTCAGCACCTCGCAGTGACATCATTGTCTTTCTCACCTGCTTCTCCCTCACAGTGATCTTTGACATGGTTATCGCCATCACCGTAGGGATTGTGCTGGCAGCACTGCTATTTATGAAAGAGATAGCTGAGATGACAAGGCTTTACGATATCAGCCACAATAAAAGATATATCGATAAGCCTATTGGGGAAAATTGGCTTGCCTTAAAAATTAACGGGCCGCTATTTTTTGCTGCAGCCGACGCTATCTTTTCAGAAATAACCCTGCTGGCCAAAGGAAAACGGACCGTCATCCTCTATATGGACGGCGTATCGATTCTCGATGCAGGGGGATTGGCGGCATTAAATAAGCTGCTAGGAAAATTAAAACAGACAAATACACAGCTGGTTATTGCAGATCTACAGTTTCAACCCATCAGAACACTGGCAAGAGCTAAGATACAACCTATCGACGGCCTGTTATATTTTTATCCTACCTTAAGGGAAGCCTTAGAGCGGCATTCAAATAATTAA
- a CDS encoding sigma-70 family RNA polymerase sigma factor: protein MAEALEQDKSTEAEADQRLMLQYAAGDTSAFESLYQKHKGGLYRYFVRQTGDQQLAEDLYQETWGRVIKAAVGYETSAKFTTWLYRIAHNLLIDHVRAVKPVDLFSDAFSEEQECDNQMSSDQFSPDSALEENIKAKLLRGCIDLLPTVQKETFLLSMEAGFTAAAIAEIVEVTLEATKSRIRYANRALKECVMNKWQEVDNER from the coding sequence GTGGCAGAAGCATTAGAGCAGGATAAGTCTACAGAAGCTGAGGCGGATCAACGTTTGATGTTGCAATATGCCGCAGGGGATACATCGGCGTTTGAGTCTCTGTACCAGAAGCATAAGGGGGGCCTGTATCGATATTTCGTTCGTCAAACAGGCGATCAGCAGCTTGCCGAAGATCTGTATCAGGAAACATGGGGCCGCGTGATAAAGGCTGCTGTGGGTTATGAAACCAGTGCCAAATTTACGACCTGGTTATATCGTATCGCACATAATTTGTTGATTGATCATGTTCGGGCGGTGAAGCCGGTCGATCTGTTCAGTGACGCATTTAGTGAAGAGCAGGAGTGCGATAATCAGATGTCATCGGATCAATTCTCTCCCGATAGCGCATTGGAGGAGAATATTAAAGCTAAGCTGCTTAGAGGGTGTATAGACCTGTTGCCCACGGTTCAAAAAGAGACATTTTTACTCAGCATGGAGGCGGGGTTCACCGCAGCGGCTATTGCAGAGATTGTAGAGGTTACACTTGAGGCGACAAAGAGTCGTATTCGATACGCAAACAGGGCGCTGAAAGAGTGTGTTATGAATAAATGGCAGGAGGTCGACAATGAAAGATGA
- a CDS encoding DNA alkylation repair protein: protein MVIKNKVIMEAGEITAHFLELGDPQIATHSQRFFKTDTGEYGAGDKFIGIRVPVIRARVKALPPLSLDTISELIRSEFHEIRLFATLALVDNFNRADETDREEIYHLYLENHAFINNWDIVDCSAHKIVGPYLLNRPRETLYKLAGNGTLWQRRIAVISCFTFIRHDDFDDILRLSEKLLSDPEDLIHKAVGWMLREVGKRDRARLEAFLDQHNKQMPRVMLRYAIEKFPTELRHHYMKK, encoded by the coding sequence ATGGTAATAAAGAACAAGGTCATTATGGAGGCTGGTGAAATAACCGCTCACTTTTTGGAGCTGGGCGATCCTCAAATAGCCACACACTCGCAGCGTTTTTTCAAAACCGACACAGGGGAGTATGGCGCCGGGGATAAGTTTATCGGTATCAGGGTACCCGTCATCCGCGCCCGTGTAAAAGCCCTGCCACCTCTCTCCCTCGACACTATTTCCGAGCTTATTCGCAGTGAATTTCACGAAATCCGTCTATTCGCCACATTGGCCTTAGTAGACAACTTTAATAGGGCCGATGAAACAGACAGAGAGGAGATATACCATCTCTACCTGGAAAATCATGCATTTATCAATAATTGGGATATCGTAGACTGTTCGGCCCATAAAATTGTCGGTCCCTACCTGCTCAATCGCCCGAGGGAGACGCTATACAAACTCGCCGGGAATGGCACGCTCTGGCAACGTCGCATTGCGGTTATCAGCTGCTTCACCTTTATCAGGCATGATGACTTTGATGACATACTCAGGCTCAGTGAAAAGCTACTCTCCGATCCTGAAGATCTTATACATAAAGCTGTGGGTTGGATGCTTAGAGAGGTAGGGAAACGAGATAGGGCAAGGTTGGAGGCATTTTTAGACCAACATAATAAGCAGATGCCGAGAGTCATGCTCAGATATGCGATAGAGAAGTTTCCGACTGAGCTTCGCCACCATTACATGAAAAAGTAA
- a CDS encoding S41 family peptidase, translating into MKLRLSFVCTLLALGSLSASSAFSSESESLGYYRAPALSDNTLVFTAEGDLWTKELTQSRAQRLTSLPAEELGASISKDGQWVAYVANYEGASEVYVIPIAGGKAKRVSFENSRVRVQGWTAEGEVLYATDNAFGPANYWVLRTVNPETLMTTDLPLADAIEGAIDDSGEYLYFTRFGLQTTGDNAKVYRGGAKGELWRFKLGSKQEAELLTASHSGSVRQPMLWDNRLYFVSDSDGNDNIWSMMTDGQNLKQHTQFTDWQVRGARLDKGRIVFQQGADIKLFDIAANDTRVLDIDLVSDFSQRREHWVNSPMKYATSTQVSPVGDKVVITARSHVAIAGVDGSRLVEIALPGNSRIRASVMSPDGQWVYGISDASGEQEIWQFPADGSQGAKQLTKDGKTLRMSLSVSPDGRYIASDDYDGNLWLLDLKKNRSKKIITQGEGLGPYADVVWSGDSRFIAITKSELGKPRPQIVLYSLEENRSETVTSDKYESYSPAFSSDGKWLYFLSNRQFTATPTSPWGDRNMGPMFDKRSEIFAIALDKSASFAFRKPNELMPAESDKKSDKEADKLKINVDWKGLNQRLWQVPVGSGNYSKLSLKEDSLYLLDRASGRSSKPDLKVIKFDPLSPKVETFAKDVGDYALSADGKKIFIRKHSNGGKEMLIVDAVDKLPKELKNAKVQTGQWQLAIEPQLEWQQMFEDAWLMHRDSFFDKTMRGLDWQATKAKYQPLVDRLTDRHELNDIFKQMMGELDSLHSQVRGGDLPKDSKMAKASSLGARLEQTKSGVKISHIYQNDPELPAQSSPLARVEVDAEVGDIILEINGKSVTNVADVTRYLRNQSKKQVLLKLKRGKKQHKTIVMPVDTRVDAKLRYLDWVNHNGNKVSLGSEGKIGYLHLYAMGSGDIASFAREFYANFEKEGLIIDVRRNRGGNIDSWIIEKLLRRTWAFWQPTRGTPNANMQQTFRGHLVVLTDQLTYSDGETFAAGIKALGVAPLIGKQTAGAGVWLSGRNSLTDKGMARVAEYPQYAMDGRWVLEGRGVSPDIEVDNLPYATFTGGDAQLDKAISYLKDELIQQPIMPLKALPISPDGVAEDIK; encoded by the coding sequence ATGAAACTTCGTCTCTCTTTTGTCTGCACTTTATTAGCACTCGGCAGCCTAAGTGCCTCCAGTGCCTTCTCATCCGAATCGGAAAGTCTAGGTTATTACCGTGCCCCGGCCTTGAGTGATAACACGCTTGTCTTTACCGCCGAAGGCGATCTCTGGACTAAGGAGCTGACCCAAAGCCGAGCTCAAAGACTCACCAGCCTACCGGCCGAAGAGTTGGGCGCCAGTATCTCAAAAGATGGTCAGTGGGTGGCTTATGTGGCCAATTATGAAGGTGCCAGCGAAGTGTATGTGATCCCGATTGCTGGTGGGAAAGCAAAGCGAGTGAGCTTCGAAAATAGTCGGGTCCGGGTACAAGGTTGGACCGCCGAGGGCGAAGTGCTCTACGCCACCGACAATGCCTTTGGCCCTGCAAACTACTGGGTCTTAAGAACCGTTAACCCCGAGACGTTAATGACCACCGATCTGCCTCTGGCCGATGCCATCGAAGGGGCTATCGATGATAGTGGTGAGTATCTCTATTTTACCCGCTTTGGGCTACAAACTACCGGGGATAACGCAAAAGTATATCGAGGTGGAGCTAAGGGCGAGTTATGGCGATTTAAACTGGGCTCGAAACAGGAAGCCGAATTGTTAACCGCTTCTCACTCTGGCTCTGTTCGTCAGCCCATGCTGTGGGATAACCGTCTGTATTTTGTGAGTGATAGCGATGGCAATGACAACATCTGGTCAATGATGACAGATGGTCAGAATTTGAAACAGCATACCCAGTTTACTGATTGGCAAGTCAGAGGGGCGCGTTTAGATAAAGGTCGTATCGTATTTCAGCAAGGCGCGGATATAAAACTGTTCGATATTGCGGCTAATGATACCCGTGTCTTAGATATCGATCTGGTCTCAGACTTCTCTCAGCGTCGTGAGCATTGGGTGAACAGCCCTATGAAATATGCGACATCGACACAAGTATCCCCCGTAGGTGACAAAGTCGTTATCACCGCCAGAAGCCATGTGGCCATCGCCGGTGTTGATGGATCGCGCCTTGTCGAGATAGCTCTTCCGGGAAACAGTCGTATTCGAGCCTCGGTAATGAGTCCCGACGGCCAGTGGGTCTATGGTATCAGTGATGCATCCGGTGAGCAGGAGATCTGGCAGTTCCCGGCCGATGGAAGTCAAGGGGCCAAGCAGTTAACCAAAGATGGTAAGACGCTAAGAATGTCATTGAGTGTTTCACCCGATGGACGTTACATCGCCTCGGATGATTACGATGGCAATCTCTGGTTGTTAGATCTAAAGAAAAATCGCAGTAAGAAGATCATCACCCAAGGGGAGGGGTTAGGTCCCTATGCCGATGTGGTCTGGTCTGGCGATAGTCGATTTATTGCCATTACCAAATCTGAGCTGGGTAAACCCAGACCTCAAATTGTCTTGTATTCACTGGAAGAAAACCGCAGTGAAACAGTGACGAGCGATAAATATGAATCCTATTCCCCCGCCTTCAGTAGCGATGGGAAATGGTTATATTTCTTATCTAATCGTCAGTTTACTGCGACGCCGACCTCACCATGGGGCGATCGTAACATGGGACCCATGTTCGATAAACGCAGTGAAATTTTCGCCATCGCCCTGGACAAGAGTGCCAGCTTTGCGTTCCGTAAACCTAATGAGCTAATGCCTGCAGAGTCTGACAAGAAGTCAGATAAAGAGGCCGACAAGCTTAAGATTAATGTTGACTGGAAAGGACTTAATCAACGTCTATGGCAAGTGCCGGTCGGTTCTGGTAATTACTCAAAACTGAGTCTTAAAGAGGACAGCTTATACCTGCTGGACAGGGCATCAGGACGCAGCAGTAAGCCTGACTTGAAAGTTATAAAGTTTGATCCCTTAAGCCCTAAGGTCGAGACATTTGCCAAAGACGTGGGAGATTATGCGCTCTCAGCCGACGGGAAGAAAATATTCATACGCAAGCACAGCAACGGTGGCAAAGAGATGCTGATTGTCGATGCGGTTGATAAGCTACCAAAAGAGCTGAAAAATGCCAAGGTGCAAACCGGGCAGTGGCAACTCGCTATCGAGCCACAACTGGAGTGGCAACAGATGTTCGAAGATGCCTGGTTGATGCACAGAGACTCCTTCTTTGACAAGACAATGCGTGGCTTGGACTGGCAAGCAACTAAGGCTAAATACCAGCCATTGGTCGACAGGCTAACCGACAGGCATGAGCTGAATGACATCTTTAAGCAGATGATGGGCGAGTTGGACTCGTTGCACTCTCAGGTGCGAGGAGGCGATCTCCCTAAAGACAGTAAGATGGCCAAGGCATCGAGTCTCGGGGCTCGCCTCGAACAGACCAAGTCCGGCGTGAAGATATCCCATATTTACCAGAATGATCCTGAGCTTCCTGCACAGTCATCTCCACTGGCCAGGGTCGAAGTCGATGCTGAAGTGGGCGATATTATTCTGGAGATCAATGGTAAGTCGGTAACCAATGTGGCCGATGTGACGCGCTACTTAAGAAACCAGTCTAAAAAGCAGGTACTACTTAAGCTTAAGCGTGGAAAGAAGCAGCATAAGACCATCGTCATGCCTGTTGACACCAGAGTCGATGCCAAGCTGAGATACTTAGATTGGGTCAATCATAATGGCAATAAGGTCTCACTGGGAAGTGAGGGTAAGATAGGCTATCTGCACCTGTACGCTATGGGCAGTGGTGATATTGCCAGCTTTGCACGTGAGTTTTACGCCAACTTTGAAAAAGAGGGGCTGATTATCGATGTGCGCCGTAACCGAGGCGGCAACATTGATAGTTGGATCATCGAGAAACTACTGCGCCGTACCTGGGCATTTTGGCAACCGACTCGTGGTACGCCAAATGCCAATATGCAACAGACCTTCCGTGGACATCTTGTGGTGCTTACCGATCAGTTGACCTACTCGGATGGTGAAACATTCGCGGCCGGTATCAAGGCACTGGGTGTTGCTCCTTTGATAGGAAAGCAAACGGCGGGAGCGGGTGTTTGGTTATCCGGTCGTAATTCGCTGACAGACAAAGGGATGGCACGGGTGGCCGAGTATCCGCAGTATGCGATGGACGGACGTTGGGTGCTCGAAGGGCGAGGTGTTAGTCCGGATATCGAAGTCGATAACCTACCTTATGCCACATTCACAGGTGGTGATGCTCAATTAGATAAAGCGATCTCTTACCTCAAGGATGAGCTGATCCAACAGCCGATTATGCCATTAAAGGCGCTACCAATATCACCCGATGGAGTGGCTGAGGATATTAAGTAA